ACTTCCTGCACACCCTCCTCGACGCACTGGCGCACCGTCTTCGAGGGGTCAAGCTGCGGCTCCTGCTCGAGAAAGCCGACGGTGTGGCCGGGGGAGAGGACGGTCTTGCCGTTGTACTCCTTGTCCACTCCGGCGAGGATGCGCAGGAGCGAACTCTTCCCGGAGCCGTTCAGACCGAGCACGCCGATCTTCGCGCCGTAGAAGTAGGAGAGGTAGATGTCTTTGAGGACAGGCTTCTTGTCGTAAAACTTGCTCACTCCGATCATGGAGTAGATAACCTTGTTCGGTTCAATCGCCATTTCTTGTCGCTGCCTCCGCAATAGGTGTAGTAATTTCTCATTTTTACATGCAAGGAGAGCGCTGTGTCAACTGCGGAGTCGTCCTTGACTTTCTTACGCATGTATAGTTAAATCCGCTGTCTTAAATTTATTGAAGCGAGGGACTTTCTCTTATGAATCTGTTGCAATCCTCCAGGCTATGGCTTTGCGCGCTTTCCGTTGCTTTTCTTGCAGGATGCGGCGGATCTTCCAGCAACGACACTGTGCCTCAGACGGTCAGCACCTTCTATGCCCACACCGCAGTGTTCAAGAACAACACGACGGTGCTTTCGGGGTACAACGCCTTCGGCCAGCTCGGCACCGGTGACCTCAAGAACCAGTCATCCTTCAACAAGGTGTCGGGCCTTTCCCTGAATCGGGTCGACGGCTTCGCGGCGGGCGGCGCCCACACCCTCGCCTTCCAGCGTTACAGCACGGTCCAGGCATGGGGCTCGAACCAGTACGGCCAGCTCGGAGGGGATGTCACAACCGGAAGCAGCGCCTCCTCGAAGACTCCGGTGAACGTCCTGAAAGAGAACGACGGCTCGATCCTCACCGGCGTAACCGGCGTCGCTGCCGGCGGGTACCATTCCCTGGCGATCTCCGGCGGCAATGTCTGGGCCTGGGGGGATAACGGCGCCGGGCAGCTCGGCAACGGTGACAACGGCTTCAGCCAGAAGACCCGCGCCGTCCAGGTAATTGATGAGAGCACCAATGCGCCCCTTTCCGACATCGTACTCGTCGCGGCAGGGGGAACGTGTTCGTACGCCATGAACAGCAACGGCCAGGTTTGGGGGTGGGGGAACAACGTCGACGGCCAGCTCCTGATAAACAAGCCGGACGAGGCACCGATTAACTACGCCAACAAGGCGCACCTTCTCTCCCTTCCCTTCCCCGTGAAGGCGATCTCCGCCCGCGGCAGCTACGCGGTGGTAATCAAGAAGGATGACGACACCGTCTGGGCCTGGGGGTATGACGGCTGGGGGCAGATAGGGATCGACCCGACGGACGCGGCGACGCTGGGTAAGGACTCCAAGGGTAACACGAAGGAGTACGTCCTCACTCCGCACCAGATCACCATCCTCGGATCGAACGGGAGCCGTACGGACCTCAAGGCCGCGGCGCTTCCCGCAGATGTGGCCAACCAGCGCGTCCTCGCGGCGGGCTCCGATCACGTGCTCGTGCTGACCCCGCAGGGGACGGTGTACGCCTGGGGGCTCAACTATTACGGCCAGCTCGGCAACAACGACAGGAACGCCACCTCCCACGAGGACGGGCTGAACATCCTTTACTACAGCAGCAACCCGCTCCAGGTGAGGGCGACAGGGGGGACCGCGGGGCAGCCGACCTCTTCCGTGTTCCTTACCGGCGTCACTGAGGTCTACGCCTACGGCCACTCCTCCTTCGCAGTTGCCAACGGGAAGCTGGTAGCCTGGGGCTCCAACCTCTACGGGCAGCTCGGCTTCTCCGATCCGTCAAAGAGCGGGATGCAGGAAAACCCGGCCCCGGTCCCGGGGTTCTGACCGGCCCTCTGGGTGAATAAGGAAGCTTTGACTGCCGGCGCAAAGGGCGCCGCAGCCGGGGTCGAAAACAAAGAGACGCCGACCCGTATCCCCTGTCTGGATGCGGGTTTGGCGGCGGTTTACAGGGGGGCGCGAGCCCCCCTTTTTCCTTGACTTGGCGCAAGCAGTTGGGCTAATTTGACGGATTGTTGAAAAGCCCGGCAGGGACAGAAAGGATGAGCACAGGATGGAAGAGTTAAGCGAGCTATTGCTGCAGAGAAGACGCAAGGTGGATGCACTGTGGGAGGCGGGGATCAACCCGTACCCCAACGATTTCCGCCCCCAGCACACCTCCGCCGACGTGCGCGCCGCCTACGGCGACGTGGAGACGATCGAGGAGAACCCGCAGAGCTTTGTGGTGGCAGGGCGCATCCTGGCGCGTCGTTCTTTCGGCAAGGCCGCCTTCGTCCAGTTGCAGGACCGCAAGGGGCGCCTGCAGCTGTACATGAAAAAGGACGTGCTGGGGGAGGAGCTCTTCGCAGCCTTTGAGGACTACGACATCGGCGACATCATCGGCGCCGTCGGGCACCCCTTCCGCACGAAGACCGGCGAGCTCTCCCTGAACGTGACCGAGGTGCGCCT
The DNA window shown above is from Geomonas sp. RF6 and carries:
- a CDS encoding RCC1 domain-containing protein, whose product is MPQTVSTFYAHTAVFKNNTTVLSGYNAFGQLGTGDLKNQSSFNKVSGLSLNRVDGFAAGGAHTLAFQRYSTVQAWGSNQYGQLGGDVTTGSSASSKTPVNVLKENDGSILTGVTGVAAGGYHSLAISGGNVWAWGDNGAGQLGNGDNGFSQKTRAVQVIDESTNAPLSDIVLVAAGGTCSYAMNSNGQVWGWGNNVDGQLLINKPDEAPINYANKAHLLSLPFPVKAISARGSYAVVIKKDDDTVWAWGYDGWGQIGIDPTDAATLGKDSKGNTKEYVLTPHQITILGSNGSRTDLKAAALPADVANQRVLAAGSDHVLVLTPQGTVYAWGLNYYGQLGNNDRNATSHEDGLNILYYSSNPLQVRATGGTAGQPTSSVFLTGVTEVYAYGHSSFAVANGKLVAWGSNLYGQLGFSDPSKSGMQENPAPVPGF